ATCGAACAGCAGGCAGGCCCCGTCGTTGCGGAAGGCGGAAACGCTTACGCACTGCCGTATGTAACCGGGTTGACAGATGCTCCAATGAACAGCAGCCGTTTCAAGCTGGAGGATGAAGAGATTCCATTCTATCAGCTCGTTGTACACGGCAGCATTAGTTATACAGGCATGCCATACAATCTCTCCACATATACGGACGCAAGACAGTATGTGTTGAAGCTGATTGAATATGGAGCCAGCCCTTACTTTGCCTGGTTCAATGCACCAAACCATGTTGTGAAGGAAACAGATTATGATCAACTTTACGCGGCGAATTACGCACAATGGATCGATCTGGCTGCTGACATCTACAACGAGGTCAACGATGTAAACCAGCCATTTACGGGACGTTCCATGATGTCCCATGAATCCATTGAAGAGGGCGTGTTCCGAACCATGTATGAAGGTGGCGGATTCGTAATCGTCAATTATAACGACTTCCCTGTAGATGTTGACAACGTTACAGTGGAAGCCCAAAGTTACGTGACTGGTGGTGAGCAGCTCTGAAGACGCTCCTGAAATGGAAATGGGGAAGTCGTACGTATGCTCAGCAGAAAGCCATGTGGGGCGTAATTTACGTGCTCCCCTGGCTCATTGGTTTTGTGTTATTTTTCTTCATTCCGCTGCTAGCCTCTCTGCGATACAGCATGAGTACAATTCAGGCCAACGCGGAAGGCATTGCGATTCAGTTCACCGGTGTCGCTAATTACATTCAGGCGCTAACCGTCAATACCAGCTTCAACCGTGCGTTAATCGAGGCAATCACAGACGTACTCATCAACGTACCACTTATCGTTATATTCAGTCTGTTCCTTGCTGTCATCCTGAATCAGAAGTTCAGGGGCCGGGCTGTTGCGCGGTCGATCTTTTTCCTGCCCGTTATTCTGGCATCGGGAGTGATTATGACATTGGAGAGCACGAGTCTGATTGAAGCGGTGAACCAGAGCAGTACAGGCGGCAGTTCACTCGGGACATTTGAACTCGAAAATCTGATGGTTAATGCCGGAGTGAGCGACTGGATCGTCACGTACCTGAGCAGCGCCGTAGATCGGATCTATCAGATCGTCAGTCAATCGGGTGTACAGATTTTGATCTTTTTGGCAGGCATCCAGACAATCTCCCCTCAGCTGTATGAGGCTTCGAAGATGGAAGGAGCTACGGGTTATGAAGCATTCTGGAAAATTACATTTCCGATGGTCAGCCCGCTGATTTTTGTCAATGCGATCTATACAATTATCGATTCGTTTGCCAATAATGCCATGACAGAACTGATCCGGGATACTGGCTTCGTCAAGTTCGACTTTGGTTTAAGCTCCGCCATGGCATGGGTCTACTTCCTGGCGATTGCCATCATTCTCGTTATCGTATCCATCATCTTCTCGAAGCGTGTCTTCTATCAAGATTAGAAAGGAGGGTGCTCTACGTGACAACTTCACGATTATTATCGCTGGAGCATTGGAAAGGCTGGCTGTGGGCCATGATCCGGTTTGTCCTGATTACCGGGCTTTCCTTCGTTATCCTGTTTCCCATATTCCAGAAGGTATCAACGTCCATCAAGGATAAAGGCGATCTGTATTCCGCAGTGGTAGTGTGGATCCCGCAGAACTTCTCCATCGACAATTTCAAGCAGGCTATACGCGTCATGGATTATTGGGCTACGCTGTTTAATACATTTGCACTATCTGCAACAACCACACTGCTGACTACAGCATCCTGTGCGCTTGCAGGATACGGATTCGCCAGACTGAAGTTTAAGGGAAGCAACTGGCTGTTTGCCGGGGTTATCCTGACCATTCTTGTTCCACCGACGACCATTCTGATTCCGGTATACTTGAATCTGAAGAGCTTTGATCTGATGGGACTTATGACACTTATCACAGGAAAACCGGTTAATCTGCTGAACACCTATTGGCCGTTCATTCTGACGGCGATTACAGCAAATTCGCTCAAGGCTGGCTTGTATATCTTTATTTTCCGGCAATTCTTCAGAGGTATTCCAAAGGAAGTGGAGGAGGCGGCCTATGTGGACGGTGCGGGCATCGGGCGAACATTCTCAACCATTATGTTGCCCAATGCGATTCCGTCCATGGTAACGGTCATGTTGTTTTCGTTCGTATGGCAGTGGAATGACAGCTTCTATACGACAACTTATCTGACTTCGAGTAAAGTCATGTCGACCCAATTGTCATCTCTTCCTTATAATCTGGCTCAGCAGGTCAGCGACGGCGCTGCCTCCCAAGCTGATCCATTCTATCTGAGCATGATCCAGGATACAGGAATTCTTCTTGCGATTCTGCCTTTGATCGTCATCTATCTGTTTGTACAGCGATATTTCGTAGAGAGTGTAGAGCGTACAGGAATCGTCGGTTAAGTTAAATTCACCTGTACCTTTGGCGCGGCGATCAGCCTGGATAAGGAAGGAGGGATTCCATGGAACATTCCACTTGTAAAAAGGGGGCTTGCAGCGATCTTTTGCAAAACTGTTCGCTTCAGTACCGCAACCCTTTGCTCCTCAGAATTCCATTTCTGGTATGGAATGGGTTGCGGGAGCGGGCTCCGACCTGAGCGATATGCTGGTTTAGGGATGCTATGACAGAGCTTGCTTCGTAGTATAGTAAGGCATTACATCAGAAGAGGAGGAGTTATAGTGAAGAAGATTTTGACATCTTGTAAACTTTTAATCATTCTTGCTTTGTTGATCACCATTGTCCCATGGGGAGGCAACCGAGCCGAGGCATGGGTGGGCATGCCGATGGGTAAGCTTCACGTTAACGGCAAAAACCTGGTGAACAGCAACAACCAGCCTGTGCTTCTGAACGGTTGGCATCAACCTTCAGGCGCCTACTGGACATATCAGGATAGCAATTATTACCTCAATCTGCACGGAAATAACCGTCATGCAGCAACTCTGGCTTATCTGAAGGACATTACCGATACATTTGCGGATACTAGCCCGAAATACGGAAGCAATCATGGCTGGAATATGAATCAGGTACGTCTGTTTATCGACCGTCAGGATATGGGAGATGTGGCTGCGGGTACATATAACTTTGCCGGTGTGCAGACCGTTACTCAAAATGTCATTATTCCATATATTCAATATGCCAAGAGCAAAGGCGTATATGTGGTCCTGGGACTCGACTTCACATTGAAGGATGATCAGGCAACAACACCTGCCAACCTGCAAAAATTCAACGAAATCTGGGGTTATCTCGCTTCACGCCCGGAGATCAAAAGTGCAGACAACGTTCACTTCGAACTGATCAACGAACCGGTGAAATCCTATGCCAATGGACATTGGGGTGGATACAACGGGGAAAATGACTTTGTGGATCACTGGAATGACCTGCGTAATTTCCAAAATTCCATGATTTCAACAATTCGCAGCAAAGGTGCAGACAATGTCATCTGGGCGGCAGGTCTGGGATACAACCAATTTTACAGCTTGACGGCAAGTCATCCATTAACTGACCCGCTCAACAACTATGGATATGCGGTTCACTGGTACCCTGGTTATGGCGCATATGACAATTTCTCCATCCTGCAAGACCAGTGGAATACCAACGTGAAGGCAGCCGCTGACAAATATCCAATTAACATTACCGAGGTAACCTGGTTCAAAAACAAACCTGGCGATTCGGCCTATTGGAACCTGTTTAATGGCAGCAATGAAGGTTTCGGTACCAATACCAAAACAATCTTCAACGCCGCAGGCAATGTCAGCATTGCAGCTCATATGAACGGATTCATTCTAAGTGAAGGACCACGAAGCTCCTTTGCCGACCCAACGGCTGGACTGAAATGGGATGGAGATGCTTCACGGAGTGCCATGGGACGATTCCTGTTTAACTGGTACCATGAACGTGCTCAGACTTACCCGGGCAGTGGAACAGGTGGACCAACAACAGGTCTTGTATCCGGTGCAACCTATAAAATTGTAGCCCGGCATTCCAACAAGGTTATTGATGTCCCTGGTGGTCTAAACGAAAACAATCTTCAGCTCCAGCAATGGAGTGATCTGGGCGGCAACCCTCAGAAGTGGGTTCTGACCTCGATCGGCAACGGTAACTATACACTGACAAGTGTGAACTCACCGGACAAAGTCATCGACATTCGCAACGGTACCAACACCAATGGGGAAGTGGTTCAACTCATGAGCAATCTGAACACAACCGCTCAGCATTTTAAGGTCAACGATCTTGGTAATGGGTACTGGAGTATCATTAACGTGAACAGTAACAAAGCGATTGAAGTGGCAAACGCTTCCACTTCGGATGGAGCCAAGCTGCAGCAGAACACTTACACGGGTGCTACAAACCAACAATGGAAATTTGTTGCCGTTAGCAATTAAAAACCAAAACGTTAAAAAGAACCTTCCCAAGCCATTACTTGTCTTGGGGAGGTTTTTTTTGCGTTCATTTTTAAGCACCAAACACCAGAGAGACATTTATTTTCATGCAAGCATTGTACGCTGTAGTACGAAAATGTACCATAAGAAAGAAGTTGTACCTTCACTAAGAAGAAATGCCCGGTGTATCATGGAACAGCTACCTAATCACAGAGAAATGTAAGCGCTTGATAAAAAAAGGGGGGTACATATGCAGCTCCTATGGTCCAAATTTTCACCCGTGTTCCGCCGTTTCCTCATTTCCTATCTTGTCATTCTGATGATTCCTCAAATTGCGGGATATGCCTCTTATCGAGCTTCCATTGAAGCGGCCCGCTCCAGCTCCATTGAGAACAGCTACAAGTCGCTGAGTCTCGGCAAAGAGATTATTGAGCGAAATCTTTTTCAAGTCGAAGCCTTTACTAGACAGCTTGCCGTCAATCCGGATTTGCAAAATTTAATTGCTGGCCCGAAGCCGCATGATCTCTACAATGTCTACGGCATGAACCGCATGCAGCGCAGCCTCTCCATGTACAGCAGCACCAATGAATACTTGTCCCATTTCTTCATTCACATTCCAAACTACAATGCCATTATCACACCAAGAACCGTATATTATCGTCCAGAACATTATTATGCTGCCAATCAGCTGGAAGGCATGTCGTTTGAACAGTGGTATGACCAAATTCTGAAACAGCCGCACTTTAACGAGATCATACCGCTTCGAAACTATAAACGTGAAATCGTCGGTACCGTGCTTGCAGACGTTCCGGCCATCACATTTCTGCAATCTCTTCCTCTGAACAGCTTCAACAAACCGCAAGCGACAATTGGTGTCATGATTGATCAGGATAAGATGGCGAGCCTCACTCAAAATATTGTGGATCAATATGGTGGTTGGACTCTCGTCACCGATGCAGAAGGACAGATCATTTTCTCGCTAGGCATTGATCAGGCCGAGGCCAAGCAAGTGGCACAAAGTCACCGGATCGAAGGTAATGCTGCCGAAACGGAGCAGAATGTGCAGAACGTGCAGAGCGTTCAGCCTGGAAGCGATGATCGACTGCTGATATCGATTCAATCCAGTCAAAATGGATGGAATTACATGGCAGGCATTCCCGAGAAAGCACTCATGACCAAAGCGGACCAGATTAAACAAGTCACACTGGCCTTTACTTTGGCAACGATTGCCCTGGGATTGTTGTTCGGGCTGGTTCTGGCTTATCGGAATAGTGCCCCCGTTTACAAACTGTTGGCCACTTTCCGGGAACACATCACCGATTTTCCCGGCAAACGGGGCAATGAATATGATTTTTTGGCAAGCCATATTAACAATCTGATTGCAAATAATGACTCACTTACAAATACGATGAATGAGCAGATTCCATTATTGAGAGACGGTTTTATCAAACGTTTGTTAACCGGGGAATTCTATACCTCCACTGAGCTTGAGGTCATCTCATCACAGGCACATATTTCACTTCATAGCAGCAAGGGCTTAGCAGGTTTGGTGAGAGTAAACGGCTATGCCAATCCGGACAGTGAAGAGACGATTCATGAACTGGGCGTCGCAAGGCTTCTCGTCAAGCAGGTACTTACAGAGTGGAATGCTCAGGTGCTGATTACGGATTGGGGAACGGATCAGATTGCTTTTGCCTGCCCATTGGATGAAAATCCACTAAATGAAGCGATGCGAAGATGTGAACAAGAACTGAACACTTTAATGGAAGTGATCTACAGGGAACATCGGATATCCACAACGATCGGTACTGGGGCAGCGTATGAGGTCTGGAATGATGCAGGTCGCTCCTTTGACGAAGCCAAACAAGCCCTGGATTATGGCATTCATATGGGGACAGATCATCTGGTGAGATTTGAAGATACGATGAAGGAAAATGAAATGTTCTATTATCCGATTGAGTCTGAACAGCGGCTGCTGAACACCATCAAAGCCGGGGAGCCTGAAGAGGCGATACGTATTCTGGAGCAATTATTTCTTCGCAATTTGGAGGAGCGGGAACTGTCTTACGAGATGACGCAGCAGTTCATCATGGAGCTGAAGGGAACGTTTCTGAAACTGGACGAACCAAAATTCAAACTGGATGCCTGCCTGCTGGAGGAATATAAAAACCGGGTGACTTCCATTCAGATGACCGAAACGATCGCTACGCTGCGCGAAAAGTTTAAGCAGCTGACAGAAGACATCTGCGGTGATTTCCAGACTAGAAGAGCAGGTGCACATGCGGATACGGTGGTCGAAATGATTGAATTTATTCAACAAAGTTATGGAGATGCAAACTTGACCATCTATCGAATTGCCGAGTACATGAGCAAATCGGAGAAGTATATATCTCAATTGTTCAAAGAACATACGGGAGAGAATCTTTCTGATTATGTAGAACATGTGCGCATTGAAGCTGCTTCCAACCTGTTGCAGTCCACCGGTCGCACCATTGACGAGATAGCCGAGGCCACCGGGTATAACAGTGCGCATTCATTCCGTCGAGCGTTCAAGCGGGTACGCGGCATATCGCCGAGCGTGTTTCGGAAAATGGACGGTCATAACGGTTAATGTAGGCTGTTTACAGGGATTTATATTCGTATTATGTACGTTACCGGTGTAACTGTACCTTTACGCATCCCCAGAGAAAATCTTATGATTACCCCGAAAGTAAGCGCTACCAAATTGTACTGAAGCTCAGTATGAATGAGAGCCTTGAATGGGGGGATGATTCTGAGAACAACAATGACCAGTGAATCGAAGTCCGTAGAAAAGACAAGTAAATCGTCTGCCTTGCAGCGAGCATTATCCAGAAGCTGGAGGCGACATTGGCAGCTGTATCTGCTGATCCTGCCACCGATTGCTTACTTTATTATTTTCAAGTATGTACCGATGGTGAATGCGGTTCTGGCGTTTAAAGATTACAACGTCATCAAGGGAATCTGGGGCAGTCCGTGGGCTGGAACCAAGTATTTTGAATTACTTTTTCAAAATCCGGCATTTATCACACTCATCAAGAACACGCTTTACATTTCGTTTTACAGCCTGATTGTCGGTTTCCCGATTCCAATATTACTGGCACTCGCGCTGAATGAAATCAAAAACATACGATTCAAAAAAATCGTGCAAATGGTGACGTATGCTCCATATTTCATCTCTACCGTTGTTATGGTTTCCATCATTATGCTCTTTCTGTCTCCACGGCTGGGTATTGTCAATACAATCGCAGGTGCTCTTGGTTTTGAAGCGGTGAATTTTCTCGGAGAGCCCGGACTGTTTCGATCCATCTACGTATTCTCCGATGTGTGGCAGGGAATGGGATACTCCGCTGTCATATATCTGGCCGCTCTCGCGGGTGTTGATCCATCCCTGTATGAAGCGGCCAAAGTGGACGGAGCCAACCGAATGCAGAAAATCATTAATGTTGATCTGCCCGGACTGCTTCCGGCAGCCGTCATCATTCTGATTCTGAGTGTAGGCAACATCATGGCTGTCGGATTCGAAAAAATATATTTGCTGCAAAATCCGCTCAACCTGTCTGCCTCGGAAATCATCTCCACGTATGTCTATAAAATAGGATTGCTGAATGCCAATTACAGCTTCGCTACTGCGGTTGGCTTGTTCAACTCGGTGATTAACCTGGTTCTGCTATTAATCGTAAACGCGGTCGCCAAGCGACTGTCCAATACAAGCTTATGGTAACGGGAGCGAAAGGAGGAGAACTAATTCATGTCTAACACACAGACAGATACCGGTCGTTCCCGGATCAGGAGCAGCAGTACGATCCGTGAATCTTGGGGAGATCGCGTATTTATAACGGTTGTTTACTTCATGCTGACGGTGGTGCTGATTGCCGTGTTGTATCCTTTGATATACATTGTGAGTTCTTCGCTCAGCAGCCCTGCTGCCGTCTCCTCAGGAAAAGTCTGGTTGTGGCCCATTGACCTGACATTCGACGGTTACAAGTCTGTATTACGCAATGATCAAGTCCTTACGGGGTATGCCAATTCCCTTTTCTACACAGCCTGCGGCACTTTGATCAGCGTGGCTCTGACTATAATGATTGCGTACCCGTTATCCAAAAAGACGTTTGTTGGTCGCAGCTCATTAATGATGTTTATCACCTTCACCATGCTATTCTCGGGCGGCTTGATCCCTACCTACCTGGTGGTCAAAACCATGGGGCTGATTGATACGCGCTGGGCGCTGCTGATTCCCAATGCTATCTGGGTCTGGCAAGTCATCATTGCACGTACATTTTTCCAAAATTCAATACCGGAAGAGCTGTCCGAAGCAGCAGACATCGATGGATGCAGTGACATCCGTTTTATCTTCAGCGTCATTCTGCCGCTCGCCAAACCAATCATTGCCGTGTTGTCGCTCATGTATGCAGTTGGTCAATGGAATGCATACTTTGACGCTCTCATTTATTTGAAATCACAATCGCTCTACCCGCTACAGCTGATATTGCGCAGCATTCTTATTCTGAACAGCAGTACGGGGAACATGGACGCATCGGAAATGATCAAACAGCAGCAGATGGCTGAACTCATGAAGTACTCGTTAATTGTCATGGCCAGCCTGCCGGTCCTGATCATCTATCCTTTTGTTCAACGGTATTTCGTGCAAGGCATGTTGATTGGCTCAGTCAAAGGATAGGTCCATTTTTTCTATTATTCATGAGGGAGAGGATTGTATTGAAAAAAGCGGGTTTCATCATTCTTGCCTGTATGCTGTTTACCTCGTTGGTACTTGCCGGATGTTCAAGTTCTGAAAAGGGGAACGGAGAAGGCGGCGATTCGTCAGGCAAGACAGCCATTAATGTGTTTGCACACCAAGGCTCGGACACCAATCTGTCCACCAATAAATTCACGAAGAAAATGGAAGAGAAGTTTGATATCCAATTCAACTGGACCACGGTTCCATTCGATGGTGCAGCGGAGAAAAGACAGATTTCACTGGCTTCCGGCGATTATCCGGACTTGTATCTGCTTATCCCGTGGGTAGATCGGTTCTCCCAGACAGACTTGTTGAAGTTTGGTCAGCAGGGGGTTATATTACCGCTGAATGATCTGATTGAGAAACATGCCCCGAATATTAAAAAAGTGCTTGAAAGCAATGACTATTATCGGGCCATGAATACCGCTCCAGATGGAAATATCTACGGTCTGACGGGTTTGAATGAATGTTTTCACTGTTCATACCCGAACAAGATGTGGGTCAACACCAAATGGATGGAACAATTAGGTTTGACCGAGCCTGCAACGACAGAAGAGTTTAAGGAAATGCTTCGGGCATTTAAAACCAAAGATCCAAACGGAAATGGTAAGGCAGATGAAGTGCCGCTAAGTGGTTCTACCGAGAATTTTGGGGTGCACATTATTCCTTATTTAATGAACGGTTTTATCTATGACGACGATCGGAATTATCTCATAGTCAACCAAGGGAAAGTGGAGACCGTAGCGAATAAGCCTGAGTGGAAAGAAGGACTTGCGTATATCAAATCCCTGTATGATGAAGGGTTGATCGATCCGGGGGCCTTTACGCAGAACGTGGGTGCTTTCAAAAAGATCGGTGATAACGCCGATGCACAGCTTCTCGGTGCAGGAGCAGCGATGCATCCATCGTTATTTGTAACCACTGCCGAAGGTTCACCTTACGGAAATGATTACAATCCCATCCCTCCACTGAAGGGACCAAATGCCGCCTATGCTACGTATAACTATCCAATCGATCCCGGAGCGTCCTTTGTACTGACGAACAAGGCCAGCGAGGAAACGCAGATTGCAGCCATAAAGCTGCTGGATTATTTCTACACCCAAGAAGGGACCATGGCATCTTATCTGGGAGAAGAGGGCACAAGCTGGCGTAAACCACAGGAAGGCGAAGTGGCGCTCAATGATCAGATAGAGCCGCTCTACAAGGCCATTCCGCTTCCTTCCGGTGAAGAACCTCGTAATGACAGCTGGGCAGCATTGAGTCAATACAATCATCACCGTGCCTATCGTGACGCCGAAGTACAAGGCAAGGACATCTATGCCAATGACGGTTATGAACGGCGACTGTATGAGGCTACTTTATTAATGGAAGGCAAAGAGCCAACGGACGTTTTCCCTCACTGGGCACTCTGGGTTGACCCGTCTCTGGCGGATGAAACGAGCATGATGCAGACTAATCTCAAAGACTATATTGATCAAAATGCGCTGCAATTCATCACGGGAGCGAAAAGTCTGGATAAGGATTGGGAAGATTATGTGAAAGGACTGGAGGGACTGAACATCAATCGTTATCTGGAGATCATGCAGTCTTCCTATGATGCTTCTTCGGTTTCCAAATAATTAAGAGAAAAGATATTGTTGCCTGTTTTGGCACATGCAAACGTTCCCGGTCCGCAGTAAGCATATGCGAGCCAGGAACGTTTTTTGGTGATAAGCCGTATAAGAGGATCTTAATATCATGGCATCAGCTCGGTACAATGCAATACTCAATTTTATCCGTAAATTCTTTGCAGCTAACGGCTCGGGCAATTCCGCTTAGTACATGCGATATCTTCCACTTAGAGCCAGCATGCTGAAAAAATACAGGCAATTGTCGTAATAACGTCGTTCTCCCTGACGCAGAGGCGTGTTCCAAAACTTGCGAACAAATGAGTCCGCATGTGGACCGTCAGCAGCCAGTGAAGCCATGGCATTGGTAGCCAGCAAACCTACAGGATGCAGTGAAGGTTCGTCAAAAGGTTCACCCTCAATGGTATAACGACGATAATCAGAAATTTCAATATCACTGAAGAAGGACTGAATTCGATTGGATTGTTCGATCTGCCATTGATCCTTGCGGAACCATTCCCAGTCCAGCGCAATATTTGCAGCAGTACGATATGCATCACTGTAAAAATGCCTGAAATCCCCATGTGGCTGTATTGGAGCCGGAGAGCCGTCATAGTTCGCATATTCAGGTGAAAGTCCGGTTACAGGATGGCAGGCTGTATGCAGGTATGCCCGACTAGCGTCAGCCGCTTCTTTCCAAAAAGCCTGATCTTCTTCATCCGCATATTTCGCGAATAGTTCATAGAAATGAGGCAGATGATAGGACGGGTCGCTAAACGGTGTTTCTGGAATGAATTTGATCAGTTTCGTTTCCGGGTCCCACATTGGGTCACCTTCGCCGTCTTCACCCTGATGTATACAGGCACGAAGGATCTTGCGGGCTTGTGCCTTGTAATCATAAGGTTCAGCGCCATCGCCCCAGCGGTTGGAGGCGAAAAAAAGCGCCATGGCAAAAAACTCCTCACCATCAGGAGCAGGTCCTTGCGAGAGTCGGGTCCCGTCAGGCTTGCAATGCCAAGCGAAGTAATCTTTGTATCGACCCTCGGTATGCTGCATAAACGTGTGGGAGAAATTCCAGATTCGATCAAATTCTTCCTTCTTGTCCATCTGAACAGCCATCATCATGCCATAGGACATGCCCTCAGAGCGAACATCGAGATTACCAGTATCCAGCAAATATCCCTTGTCCTCACCCATGGGGTAATATATTCGAGTATTTTCATCGCCATAAAACAGCTCGTTCCATGTTTCTTCCAATCTGCTCATAATCTCATTTTCATCGTAGCCTAGCTTCAGAAACAGATTCGTATAAGTCCCCGTATCTAACGCACCTTGACCCGTGATATTCATGAGTTTCCTCCTTTACCAATGCGGTTTTTCAAAATTATAACATGGAAATAGTATACAAATTAAAGCGTTTACATGAAAAATTATAGGTGTTCTGATCTGCATGTTATTGTACTCAACTTAAAATGATATAGTGGTTGAAATCCTATACTTTGCCAGGTTGTTGTAAAATTATGTAAGCGATACACTTTGGGAGAAGGGTCACACCTGATCTAATCATAATACAAGCTGTGATCCTTTAAATGTGGTTTGAGGATGATCAGAATCTAGCCGAAAGGATGTGATGGTGATTTATGCTCCAGGATTCAGAAGATGCAGGTGAAA
The window above is part of the Paenibacillus sp. 1781tsa1 genome. Proteins encoded here:
- a CDS encoding carbohydrate ABC transporter permease; its protein translation is MWGVIYVLPWLIGFVLFFFIPLLASLRYSMSTIQANAEGIAIQFTGVANYIQALTVNTSFNRALIEAITDVLINVPLIVIFSLFLAVILNQKFRGRAVARSIFFLPVILASGVIMTLESTSLIEAVNQSSTGGSSLGTFELENLMVNAGVSDWIVTYLSSAVDRIYQIVSQSGVQILIFLAGIQTISPQLYEASKMEGATGYEAFWKITFPMVSPLIFVNAIYTIIDSFANNAMTELIRDTGFVKFDFGLSSAMAWVYFLAIAIILVIVSIIFSKRVFYQD
- a CDS encoding carbohydrate ABC transporter permease; its protein translation is MTTSRLLSLEHWKGWLWAMIRFVLITGLSFVILFPIFQKVSTSIKDKGDLYSAVVVWIPQNFSIDNFKQAIRVMDYWATLFNTFALSATTTLLTTASCALAGYGFARLKFKGSNWLFAGVILTILVPPTTILIPVYLNLKSFDLMGLMTLITGKPVNLLNTYWPFILTAITANSLKAGLYIFIFRQFFRGIPKEVEEAAYVDGAGIGRTFSTIMLPNAIPSMVTVMLFSFVWQWNDSFYTTTYLTSSKVMSTQLSSLPYNLAQQVSDGAASQADPFYLSMIQDTGILLAILPLIVIYLFVQRYFVESVERTGIVG
- a CDS encoding RICIN domain-containing protein — its product is MKKILTSCKLLIILALLITIVPWGGNRAEAWVGMPMGKLHVNGKNLVNSNNQPVLLNGWHQPSGAYWTYQDSNYYLNLHGNNRHAATLAYLKDITDTFADTSPKYGSNHGWNMNQVRLFIDRQDMGDVAAGTYNFAGVQTVTQNVIIPYIQYAKSKGVYVVLGLDFTLKDDQATTPANLQKFNEIWGYLASRPEIKSADNVHFELINEPVKSYANGHWGGYNGENDFVDHWNDLRNFQNSMISTIRSKGADNVIWAAGLGYNQFYSLTASHPLTDPLNNYGYAVHWYPGYGAYDNFSILQDQWNTNVKAAADKYPINITEVTWFKNKPGDSAYWNLFNGSNEGFGTNTKTIFNAAGNVSIAAHMNGFILSEGPRSSFADPTAGLKWDGDASRSAMGRFLFNWYHERAQTYPGSGTGGPTTGLVSGATYKIVARHSNKVIDVPGGLNENNLQLQQWSDLGGNPQKWVLTSIGNGNYTLTSVNSPDKVIDIRNGTNTNGEVVQLMSNLNTTAQHFKVNDLGNGYWSIINVNSNKAIEVANASTSDGAKLQQNTYTGATNQQWKFVAVSN
- a CDS encoding helix-turn-helix domain-containing protein — protein: MQLLWSKFSPVFRRFLISYLVILMIPQIAGYASYRASIEAARSSSIENSYKSLSLGKEIIERNLFQVEAFTRQLAVNPDLQNLIAGPKPHDLYNVYGMNRMQRSLSMYSSTNEYLSHFFIHIPNYNAIITPRTVYYRPEHYYAANQLEGMSFEQWYDQILKQPHFNEIIPLRNYKREIVGTVLADVPAITFLQSLPLNSFNKPQATIGVMIDQDKMASLTQNIVDQYGGWTLVTDAEGQIIFSLGIDQAEAKQVAQSHRIEGNAAETEQNVQNVQSVQPGSDDRLLISIQSSQNGWNYMAGIPEKALMTKADQIKQVTLAFTLATIALGLLFGLVLAYRNSAPVYKLLATFREHITDFPGKRGNEYDFLASHINNLIANNDSLTNTMNEQIPLLRDGFIKRLLTGEFYTSTELEVISSQAHISLHSSKGLAGLVRVNGYANPDSEETIHELGVARLLVKQVLTEWNAQVLITDWGTDQIAFACPLDENPLNEAMRRCEQELNTLMEVIYREHRISTTIGTGAAYEVWNDAGRSFDEAKQALDYGIHMGTDHLVRFEDTMKENEMFYYPIESEQRLLNTIKAGEPEEAIRILEQLFLRNLEERELSYEMTQQFIMELKGTFLKLDEPKFKLDACLLEEYKNRVTSIQMTETIATLREKFKQLTEDICGDFQTRRAGAHADTVVEMIEFIQQSYGDANLTIYRIAEYMSKSEKYISQLFKEHTGENLSDYVEHVRIEAASNLLQSTGRTIDEIAEATGYNSAHSFRRAFKRVRGISPSVFRKMDGHNG
- a CDS encoding sugar ABC transporter permease, which produces MILRTTMTSESKSVEKTSKSSALQRALSRSWRRHWQLYLLILPPIAYFIIFKYVPMVNAVLAFKDYNVIKGIWGSPWAGTKYFELLFQNPAFITLIKNTLYISFYSLIVGFPIPILLALALNEIKNIRFKKIVQMVTYAPYFISTVVMVSIIMLFLSPRLGIVNTIAGALGFEAVNFLGEPGLFRSIYVFSDVWQGMGYSAVIYLAALAGVDPSLYEAAKVDGANRMQKIINVDLPGLLPAAVIILILSVGNIMAVGFEKIYLLQNPLNLSASEIISTYVYKIGLLNANYSFATAVGLFNSVINLVLLLIVNAVAKRLSNTSLW
- a CDS encoding carbohydrate ABC transporter permease, with amino-acid sequence MSNTQTDTGRSRIRSSSTIRESWGDRVFITVVYFMLTVVLIAVLYPLIYIVSSSLSSPAAVSSGKVWLWPIDLTFDGYKSVLRNDQVLTGYANSLFYTACGTLISVALTIMIAYPLSKKTFVGRSSLMMFITFTMLFSGGLIPTYLVVKTMGLIDTRWALLIPNAIWVWQVIIARTFFQNSIPEELSEAADIDGCSDIRFIFSVILPLAKPIIAVLSLMYAVGQWNAYFDALIYLKSQSLYPLQLILRSILILNSSTGNMDASEMIKQQQMAELMKYSLIVMASLPVLIIYPFVQRYFVQGMLIGSVKG
- a CDS encoding ABC transporter substrate-binding protein, which translates into the protein MKKAGFIILACMLFTSLVLAGCSSSEKGNGEGGDSSGKTAINVFAHQGSDTNLSTNKFTKKMEEKFDIQFNWTTVPFDGAAEKRQISLASGDYPDLYLLIPWVDRFSQTDLLKFGQQGVILPLNDLIEKHAPNIKKVLESNDYYRAMNTAPDGNIYGLTGLNECFHCSYPNKMWVNTKWMEQLGLTEPATTEEFKEMLRAFKTKDPNGNGKADEVPLSGSTENFGVHIIPYLMNGFIYDDDRNYLIVNQGKVETVANKPEWKEGLAYIKSLYDEGLIDPGAFTQNVGAFKKIGDNADAQLLGAGAAMHPSLFVTTAEGSPYGNDYNPIPPLKGPNAAYATYNYPIDPGASFVLTNKASEETQIAAIKLLDYFYTQEGTMASYLGEEGTSWRKPQEGEVALNDQIEPLYKAIPLPSGEEPRNDSWAALSQYNHHRAYRDAEVQGKDIYANDGYERRLYEATLLMEGKEPTDVFPHWALWVDPSLADETSMMQTNLKDYIDQNALQFITGAKSLDKDWEDYVKGLEGLNINRYLEIMQSSYDASSVSK